In Acidimicrobiales bacterium, the DNA window GAGAGGCCGCCATAGGCCGAGCATGCCCGGCAACGGAGCTGCGAACGTTCCTGCTCACCGACATCGAAGGCTCGACGACCGTGTGGGAGAAGGAGCCGACGTCGATGGCCGCAGCCGTCGCTCGTCACGACGCCATGGTTATCGACACGGTGGAGTCGCAGGGCGGGAATGTCGTCAAGAGCCGCGGTGAAGGTGACTCCACCTTTGCCGTGTTCGAGCTGGCCAGCGACGCGGTGACGGCGGCCGCCTCCCTCGCCCGTGCCTTCGCCTCCGAGCCGTGGCCCACTGAGGCGCCGATCCTGGTCCGCATGGGGCTGATGACCGGTGAGGCCGAAGAGCGTGGCGGCGACTTCTTCGGCGGGACGGTGAACCGGGGGGCCCGGCTGCGCTCCATCGCCCTCGGCGGCGAGATCGTGCTCGGAGAGTCGGTGGCGGCGCTCGTCGCCGGCGCCCTTCCTCCCGGAACGGCGATCGTCGACCGCGGCTGGCAGCCGCTGCGCGACCTTCAGCGGCCCGAGCACGTGTTCCAGCTCCGGCTGGAGCTCGACGGCGACCAGGATCGGGACGAGGACATATCGGCCGCGTCGAACCTCACGTGGATACCCCCCTCCCGGGGACCGTTCGTGGGGCGCGCCAGCGAGGTGCGCCTCCTCGACGAGGCCTGGTCGAGGGCAGCGGCCGGCGAACGGTCCCTCGCTCTCGTGGCCGGAGAGCCTGGCATCGGCAAGACCCGGCTCGCCGCCGAATTGGTGGAACGCGCCTCTCAGCGCGGCGGTCTCGTGCTCTACGGACATTGGGACGAAGAGGCTCTGTGGCCGTTCCAGGCCTTCCGGGAGGCACTCAGCTACTACGGGCTTTCCTGCTCGAGAGCGACCTTGCGCGCCGACCTTGGTGAGCGGGTCCGGGAGCTCGCCAGGCTGCTCCCCGAGCTCGCCGACCGGATCGGCGGTGGCACCCCGCTCCGGGCCGACCCCGACACCGAAAGGTACCGGCTGTTCGAGGCGGTCGACGGCTGGCTCACGGGAGTGGCGAGCCGTGACCCCGTCTTGCTGGTGCTCGACGACCTGCACTGGGCCGACCGGCCTTCCCTCCTGATGCTCCAGCACCTCATGCGGGGAAAGGCGACCTCTCCGCTGATGGTGCTGGCGACCTACCGCCAAACCGAGGTCCACCCGGGCAGCGACACCTGGGCCGCCCTGGCCGCCTTCCGCCGGATGAACGGGTTCGAGCGGGTGTCGCTGGAAGGCTTGGCGGCGGACGAGGTGAGCGAGCTGTTCGAGAGCATCGCGGGCCACCGGTCACCGAGCCAAGGCCCTGGGGTGATCGGGCTCCTCCAACAGGAGACCGGAGGGAACCCGTTCTTCCTCGGCGAGATTCTCCGCCATCTGCTCGAGATCGGGGTGGTGCGCACAGACGCGGAGCACCCCGGGGTCCCAGCCGCAACAGAGGCGATCGAGATCCCCGAGAGTGTCCGCGAGGTGGTCCAGGCTCGGCTCGCTCGCCTGTCCGACGGGTGCAGGAAGGCCCTCGCCGTGGCTGCCGTCGTGGGAGCGGAGTTCCAGTCGGAGACCGTGTCCTCGGCGGGCGGCATAGCCGACGACCTGCTGCTCGAGGCGCTCGAGGAGGCTCTGGCCGCGGGCGTGGTGGTCGAAGGATCCAGGGCGGACGATCCCTACGTCTTCGCCCACGCCGTCATCCGCAAGACCATCCACGAGGGGCTGAGCCAGAGCCGACGGGCACGCCTGCACCATCGGATCGCCGTGGCCCTCGAGACGAGCCGGGGCACGAGTGGTGCTCATGTGGCCGAGCTGGCCTACCACTTCGGTCAGGGGGCGGCTGCCGGCGGTGCAGACAAGGCTCTGCACTACGCCCGTCGGGCGGGCGACCAGGCCGTGGAGCAGGTCGCCTACGAGGCTGCGGCGCGACACTACCGGCACGCCATCGAGCTGCTGGGCCGTGTCGATCCGGGGGCCGCTGCGCTTCGCGGCGAGCTCCTACTTGCCCTCGGCGACGCCCACAACCGAGCGGGGGAGGTGACAGCCGGGGCGGAGGAGTTCATCCAGGCTGCAGACGTTGCTCGCGTCCTCGACAGTCCGACCCTGCTGGCGGAAGCCGCCCTGGGCCTCG includes these proteins:
- a CDS encoding AAA family ATPase, yielding EAAIGRACPATELRTFLLTDIEGSTTVWEKEPTSMAAAVARHDAMVIDTVESQGGNVVKSRGEGDSTFAVFELASDAVTAAASLARAFASEPWPTEAPILVRMGLMTGEAEERGGDFFGGTVNRGARLRSIALGGEIVLGESVAALVAGALPPGTAIVDRGWQPLRDLQRPEHVFQLRLELDGDQDRDEDISAASNLTWIPPSRGPFVGRASEVRLLDEAWSRAAAGERSLALVAGEPGIGKTRLAAELVERASQRGGLVLYGHWDEEALWPFQAFREALSYYGLSCSRATLRADLGERVRELARLLPELADRIGGGTPLRADPDTERYRLFEAVDGWLTGVASRDPVLLVLDDLHWADRPSLLMLQHLMRGKATSPLMVLATYRQTEVHPGSDTWAALAAFRRMNGFERVSLEGLAADEVSELFESIAGHRSPSQGPGVIGLLQQETGGNPFFLGEILRHLLEIGVVRTDAEHPGVPAATEAIEIPESVREVVQARLARLSDGCRKALAVAAVVGAEFQSETVSSAGGIADDLLLEALEEALAAGVVVEGSRADDPYVFAHAVIRKTIHEGLSQSRRARLHHRIAVALETSRGTSGAHVAELAYHFGQGAAAGGADKALHYARRAGDQAVEQVAYEAAARHYRHAIELLGRVDPGAAALRGELLLALGDAHNRAGEVTAGAEEFIQAADVARVLDSPTLLAEAALGLGGALPAAVRPDPSAQALLEEALIHLGNDDSRYRALALGRLAHRMHHVSSRDERAALCDEAVPMARRLADRTTLAAVLTSRYWALDGPDDLDGQLSAATEIVHLGAQLDDHEIVLHGLKASLHVLFETGELAGADEVAARMSALAGELRQPEYLRLAIMWDAMRAGLEGRFSEADRLAAEVRSFLRDSGHAQAGPIYFALTLPWRWLRGRLADARPGLDRAVDRDPTRTIWHALSAWTCAETGQLDQARSALEAISIEGLQRLDRNFDWWDVLVAVTNASSLTGQTEWAECVRTLMLPYEERNATIGQAAFLGAVSHHLGVLSAVLERWEDAVGYFAVALERHRAMNARPFVALTQRAYADVLVARSGSGDQALARELAEEATRTASEMGLKAAALRSD